A region of Nocardioides sp. JS614 DNA encodes the following proteins:
- a CDS encoding ABC transporter ATP-binding protein — MICAPRSVTMSSLRRCRLAGMHRLSTRSPLLKALAAVRLVARSGPRQFAGVLLAGCVAGAMPLPAAWATQHLVDGLSAGTFGAGMALALATMVAGFAAAATQVSYLSAIVGASLEARSRIRSERLLLDATMRHVGTEFLDDPDEHDSLTLAREGIRMIPTLIPSAIVEVVSTLVTFVGYGVLLWSSWPLMVLALVAVSAPTAYIQVRINHASGRIVERNAPAQRWERYFGSLFVTPDAARDMRLHGSSGYLRTRFDAALSQAQWSEVAAVKKATGARMALVGAHGLVVVAGTAWAAVGAAHGRVTVGDFVLFTTAVMAIQTRAASLLNLQGRLSVSLRLFGHYQRFVRANSTSTASELSHVPLPTPCLSDAIHFEDVWFRYSEDQEWILRGLNLTIPAGKTTALVGPNGAGKSTIVRLLLRLNTPSRGRVLWDGVDIARFDPVDYRRHVTGVLQERPRYEMSLRDNVSLGRDSRLGSGGPDEATYTALAAARLTGMIESLPHGADTMLSTQRRDASGDAGITLSGGQWDRVAVARARYAQLLGEPIDLVVLDEPNAGLDPISEAQLMGDILAFGEGATRLIISHRLGLVAESDHVVVMSDGEICERGSRSELLARGGNFQRMFSVQAATYVMRDSGDVVG; from the coding sequence ATGATCTGCGCGCCCAGGTCGGTCACGATGTCGTCCCTACGCCGGTGTCGCTTGGCAGGGATGCATAGATTGTCGACACGATCACCACTACTCAAGGCGCTGGCAGCCGTGCGCCTCGTGGCCCGGAGCGGGCCACGCCAGTTCGCTGGCGTACTACTGGCCGGTTGCGTGGCGGGGGCAATGCCATTGCCGGCGGCATGGGCAACCCAGCATCTCGTCGACGGGCTCAGTGCGGGCACATTTGGCGCGGGCATGGCCCTAGCTCTTGCCACCATGGTCGCCGGGTTCGCGGCAGCAGCAACTCAGGTCAGCTATCTGTCCGCAATCGTAGGCGCGTCCCTTGAGGCAAGGTCGCGGATCCGTTCTGAGCGTCTCCTTCTCGATGCCACCATGCGGCATGTGGGTACCGAGTTTCTCGATGACCCAGACGAGCACGACAGCCTGACGCTTGCTCGCGAGGGCATCCGAATGATTCCCACGTTGATCCCCAGTGCGATCGTTGAGGTCGTCTCCACTCTCGTGACCTTCGTCGGCTACGGAGTTCTGCTGTGGAGTTCATGGCCACTCATGGTCCTGGCCCTCGTCGCCGTGTCTGCACCGACGGCGTACATCCAGGTCCGAATCAACCACGCGTCCGGCCGGATCGTTGAACGCAATGCTCCCGCGCAGCGGTGGGAGCGGTATTTCGGTTCCCTCTTCGTGACTCCTGATGCCGCCCGAGATATGCGACTCCATGGAAGCAGCGGCTACCTTCGAACGAGGTTCGACGCGGCCCTGAGCCAGGCGCAATGGTCCGAGGTCGCTGCAGTCAAGAAGGCCACGGGCGCCCGGATGGCTCTGGTCGGCGCGCACGGGCTTGTCGTCGTGGCAGGCACCGCTTGGGCCGCGGTTGGGGCGGCGCATGGGCGCGTCACGGTAGGTGACTTCGTACTGTTCACAACGGCTGTGATGGCAATTCAAACCCGCGCTGCCTCACTGCTGAACCTCCAGGGCAGGCTCAGTGTCTCGCTCCGACTATTTGGGCACTATCAGCGTTTTGTGCGCGCGAACTCGACTTCGACGGCGAGCGAGCTTTCTCATGTCCCCCTGCCCACGCCGTGTCTCAGTGACGCCATCCACTTTGAGGATGTCTGGTTCCGCTACAGCGAGGACCAAGAGTGGATTCTGCGCGGCCTGAATCTCACGATCCCCGCTGGCAAGACAACTGCGCTCGTCGGCCCGAACGGTGCAGGCAAGTCCACAATTGTCAGGCTCCTTCTACGACTGAATACCCCATCCCGCGGACGAGTCCTGTGGGACGGCGTCGACATCGCGCGGTTCGATCCCGTTGATTACCGGCGACATGTGACGGGAGTTCTACAGGAACGGCCCCGCTACGAGATGTCGCTACGAGACAATGTCTCACTGGGCAGGGACTCGCGGCTCGGGTCAGGAGGCCCGGACGAAGCCACATACACCGCGCTGGCCGCAGCTAGGCTGACCGGGATGATCGAATCTCTTCCGCACGGAGCGGACACGATGCTCAGCACACAGCGGCGGGACGCGTCTGGCGACGCAGGAATCACTCTGTCGGGCGGGCAGTGGGACAGAGTTGCGGTCGCGCGCGCGAGATATGCCCAGTTATTGGGCGAGCCCATTGACCTGGTGGTTCTCGACGAGCCGAACGCCGGGCTTGATCCGATCAGCGAAGCGCAACTCATGGGCGACATCCTCGCTTTCGGAGAGGGCGCCACACGGCTGATCATCTCCCATCGGCTCGGCCTGGTAGCCGAGTCCGATCATGTGGTTGTGATGAGCGACGGCGAGATCTGCGAGCGAGGAAGTCGCTCAGAACTCCTCGCGCGGGGCGGGAACTTCCAGAGAATGTTCTCTGTACAAGCCGCGACCTACGTGATGCGAGATTCCGGCGATGTCGTCGGCTAG
- a CDS encoding MauE/DoxX family redox-associated membrane protein: MVSLCAAAVVLVVFALSATGKLVSRRAFDGFADSMEAAGFAYATRSTVAGLVVVAEICVAVSVLVPVGRLQIRLVPAMVLSAVFSAFLLWKSASRSEAWACHCFGSTAPVPVWLLLCRNAVLMGVTTGGVVRNSDPSSAGAIVFSIGLGAMIGIAIASTDRIYSALRIDPMPRAADTLEAKRR; encoded by the coding sequence ATGGTGTCGTTGTGCGCAGCTGCAGTGGTGCTGGTGGTGTTCGCGCTCTCGGCGACCGGCAAGCTCGTGAGCAGGCGCGCTTTTGACGGCTTCGCGGATTCCATGGAGGCCGCTGGATTCGCGTACGCCACGCGCTCGACCGTGGCTGGCCTCGTTGTTGTTGCGGAGATCTGCGTCGCCGTCTCGGTCCTTGTTCCCGTCGGCAGGCTTCAAATCCGACTCGTTCCCGCAATGGTCTTGTCGGCCGTCTTCAGCGCGTTCCTGTTGTGGAAGTCGGCCAGTCGCTCAGAAGCGTGGGCGTGTCACTGCTTCGGATCCACAGCGCCTGTCCCTGTATGGCTGCTCCTGTGCCGCAACGCTGTGCTCATGGGAGTGACGACGGGCGGCGTTGTTAGGAACTCGGATCCCTCCAGTGCGGGCGCGATCGTGTTTTCAATTGGACTCGGCGCCATGATTGGGATCGCCATCGCGTCGACCGATCGCATCTACTCCGCACTGCGGATCGATCCAATGCCTCGTGCTGCGGACACTCTGGAGGCCAAGCGCCGATGA
- a CDS encoding IS110 family transposase, whose product MVVQAVPVTLSTVVVAVDVGKTEFAFSVTDATRTLLLKPRTGCPMTGPSLAQVVADIARLLPIDAVVKVGIEAAGHYHRPLLMTGAWPGTWEVLELNPGHVTEQRRVLGKRTIKTDVIDLQAMTELLLAGRGQPVRDRSLVFGELTAWSAHRVGRVALRTATKNQLLGHLDRTFPGLTLALPNVLATKVGRLVATEFPDPARLAALGSSRFIRFGATRGLQIRRPVADRLVQAARDALPTTDAAVARAVLAADLALLDDLDAQVDQATEQLARLLPRSPFAPLLTVPGWGAVRAGNYGGALGDPARFDNHRQIYRTAGLNPIQYESAGRRRDSVISREGSVELRRALIDLGVGLWLSEPAAKVYGAQLRDRGKKGLVIACAMANRANRIAFALVRDQSTYDPSRWIREG is encoded by the coding sequence ATGGTTGTTCAGGCTGTTCCGGTCACGTTGTCGACGGTCGTCGTCGCGGTCGATGTTGGCAAGACTGAGTTCGCGTTCTCGGTCACCGATGCCACCCGGACATTGCTCCTCAAGCCGCGGACCGGCTGCCCGATGACCGGGCCGTCGCTGGCACAGGTCGTGGCCGACATCGCCCGGTTGCTCCCGATCGATGCGGTGGTCAAGGTCGGTATCGAGGCGGCCGGGCATTACCACCGGCCGTTGCTGATGACAGGGGCGTGGCCGGGGACCTGGGAGGTGCTCGAGCTCAATCCGGGTCATGTCACCGAGCAGCGTCGGGTGCTGGGCAAACGCACCATCAAGACCGACGTGATCGATCTTCAGGCGATGACCGAGCTGCTGCTGGCCGGTCGCGGTCAGCCGGTCCGGGACCGCTCGCTGGTGTTCGGGGAGTTGACGGCGTGGTCGGCGCATCGGGTCGGCCGGGTGGCGTTGCGGACAGCGACGAAGAACCAGCTGCTCGGACATCTGGACCGGACCTTCCCCGGGCTGACCCTGGCGCTGCCGAATGTGCTGGCCACCAAGGTCGGCCGGCTTGTCGCCACAGAGTTCCCCGATCCGGCACGGCTGGCCGCGTTGGGCAGCAGCCGGTTCATCCGCTTCGGAGCGACCCGGGGCCTGCAGATCCGCCGGCCCGTGGCTGACAGGCTGGTCCAAGCCGCTCGCGATGCGTTGCCCACCACCGATGCAGCTGTCGCCCGCGCCGTCCTTGCCGCTGACCTCGCGCTGCTCGACGACCTGGACGCGCAAGTCGACCAGGCCACCGAGCAGCTGGCTCGACTGCTGCCCCGTAGCCCGTTCGCGCCGCTGCTGACGGTCCCAGGATGGGGCGCGGTCCGGGCCGGAAACTACGGCGGCGCCCTGGGGGACCCGGCCCGATTCGACAACCACCGGCAGATCTACCGCACCGCCGGACTCAACCCGATCCAGTACGAGTCCGCCGGAAGACGTCGCGACAGTGTCATCAGCCGCGAGGGCAGTGTCGAGCTGCGTCGCGCGCTGATCGACCTGGGAGTGGGGTTGTGGCTCAGTGAGCCCGCCGCCAAGGTCTACGGTGCGCAGCTTCGTGACCGTGGCAAGAAGGGTCTGGTCATCGCCTGCGCGATGGCCAACCGCGCGAACCGGATCGCGTTCGCTCTGGTCCGCGACCAGAGCACTTACGATCCCAGCAGGTGGATCCGGGAGGGCTGA
- the mobF gene encoding MobF family relaxase: MKFYRGAAKAARAYVERDRSWADDYYLAEGTGVAERLTATSDGVASAGLMDGDTYEQWVAGIDIDTGRKKGRVREDANALRFVEVTVNGPKTWSLAAALHPELSIALDGAQEKAAAEIISWVAQRATTRVGPRGRQVQVPVERIEAAVIRHYTSRAGDPHRHLHLQVNARVFAAGAWRGLHSVGVRDMIEAINGIGHAAVATNPAFRAVLAAHGFTLDAETGEIEQLASYVGAFSARTSQIHRNIDRYEAEWRREHPGEGPGPRLREMWDRRAWADARPDKVVPTDGADLVARWNDELRALGYRDPAAPAALEATQIAWIDRDGAADWVISQLGSKRSAWNIADVRGKVEVLLAQTNLVAESAARIELAEDVTARAAARCTPLLTRSNVPQHVRALTSQQVLAVEGDIVRRLACRAETPARRVRLQGRGLTRVDPTQAAVVGTLAGDGPLVVVEGAAGAGKTTALRSAQATLARQGHRLLVVTPTLKAAEVAAAETDADGHSAAWLIHQHGWRWDDDGHWARRPNTTPDPAARLRPGDLLLIDEAGMLDQDTARALLTIADEAGARVALVGDRHQLPAVGRGGVLDHAIAWANPTAVVSLEKVHRFTDPDYAALSLTMRKGDNPEEVFDSLYRRGQVVIHPSDIERDLALSQAGAAGDLVVADTREQVARLNAAIRDQRQVTAESTVSMTTSRGERIGIGDRVATRRNDHDLGVANRQTWTVTGLGEDGSLTVRGRGRDRLLPAEYANRFVELAYATTVHGAQGETVDAAHVAIGDTTGAAAAYVAMTRGRERNTAHLVAESVEDARRQWVEVFARDRADLGPAHAKRQAIEAIDRYGSQQRRRPAQGPVEEPPRPVPSSGSGIGL; this comes from the coding sequence GTGAAGTTCTACCGCGGCGCGGCGAAGGCGGCGCGCGCCTACGTCGAGCGTGATCGCTCGTGGGCCGATGACTACTACCTCGCCGAGGGCACCGGCGTCGCCGAGCGACTCACTGCGACCTCGGATGGTGTCGCAAGTGCGGGCCTGATGGACGGCGACACCTATGAGCAGTGGGTCGCCGGGATCGACATCGATACCGGGCGGAAGAAGGGCCGGGTCCGGGAGGACGCGAACGCGCTGCGTTTCGTCGAGGTCACCGTCAACGGTCCGAAAACCTGGTCGCTGGCCGCCGCGCTGCACCCAGAACTCTCGATCGCGCTGGACGGAGCCCAGGAGAAGGCCGCCGCCGAGATCATCAGCTGGGTCGCCCAGCGTGCGACCACCCGGGTCGGTCCGCGTGGACGACAGGTGCAGGTGCCGGTGGAGCGGATCGAGGCGGCGGTGATCCGGCACTACACGTCGCGGGCCGGCGACCCGCACCGTCATCTGCACCTTCAGGTCAACGCCCGCGTCTTCGCCGCCGGGGCGTGGCGGGGTCTGCACTCGGTGGGTGTGCGCGACATGATCGAGGCGATCAACGGGATCGGGCATGCAGCGGTCGCCACGAACCCGGCGTTTCGAGCGGTGCTGGCCGCACATGGCTTCACTTTGGACGCCGAGACAGGGGAGATCGAGCAGCTCGCGTCCTACGTCGGGGCGTTCAGCGCTCGGACCAGTCAGATCCACCGCAACATCGACCGGTACGAAGCCGAGTGGCGGCGAGAGCATCCTGGTGAGGGGCCGGGGCCGCGGCTGCGTGAGATGTGGGATCGGCGGGCGTGGGCCGATGCGCGGCCGGACAAGGTCGTCCCCACGGATGGCGCTGACCTGGTTGCCAGGTGGAACGACGAGCTACGCGCCCTGGGCTACCGCGACCCAGCTGCCCCAGCCGCACTCGAGGCAACCCAGATCGCCTGGATCGACCGGGACGGGGCGGCAGACTGGGTGATCTCGCAGCTCGGATCGAAGCGCTCAGCATGGAACATCGCGGACGTTCGCGGCAAGGTCGAGGTCCTGCTGGCACAGACCAATCTGGTCGCGGAGTCCGCGGCACGCATCGAGCTTGCCGAGGACGTCACGGCTCGGGCCGCCGCTCGCTGTACGCCGCTGCTCACACGGTCGAACGTGCCCCAGCACGTCCGGGCCCTGACCTCCCAGCAGGTCCTCGCGGTCGAGGGCGACATCGTGCGTCGCCTCGCCTGCCGCGCCGAGACTCCCGCAAGGCGGGTCCGCCTTCAGGGGCGTGGGCTGACGCGGGTCGACCCCACCCAGGCGGCCGTCGTGGGCACGCTGGCCGGCGATGGCCCGCTGGTCGTCGTGGAGGGCGCGGCCGGCGCCGGCAAGACCACCGCGCTGAGGTCGGCGCAGGCCACGCTGGCTCGGCAGGGGCATCGGCTGCTGGTGGTGACGCCGACGTTGAAGGCGGCCGAGGTCGCCGCCGCGGAGACCGACGCCGACGGGCACTCGGCCGCCTGGCTGATCCACCAGCACGGCTGGCGCTGGGACGACGACGGGCACTGGGCACGCCGACCCAACACCACACCCGACCCGGCCGCCCGGCTGAGACCCGGTGATCTGCTGCTCATCGACGAGGCGGGCATGCTGGACCAGGACACCGCCCGCGCGCTCTTGACGATCGCCGACGAGGCCGGGGCGCGGGTCGCCCTGGTCGGCGACCGACACCAGCTACCCGCAGTCGGACGCGGCGGCGTACTCGACCACGCGATCGCGTGGGCCAACCCCACCGCCGTCGTGTCGTTGGAGAAGGTGCACCGGTTCACCGACCCCGACTACGCGGCACTCAGCCTGACGATGCGCAAGGGCGACAACCCGGAGGAGGTCTTCGACTCGCTCTACCGCCGCGGACAGGTCGTCATCCATCCCAGCGACATCGAACGCGACCTCGCGTTGAGCCAGGCCGGTGCCGCCGGTGACCTCGTCGTTGCCGACACTCGCGAGCAGGTCGCCCGCCTGAACGCCGCAATCCGTGACCAGCGCCAAGTCACGGCCGAGTCCACCGTCTCGATGACCACGTCTCGCGGTGAACGGATCGGGATTGGTGACCGCGTGGCCACCCGCCGCAACGACCACGACCTCGGGGTCGCGAACCGGCAGACCTGGACCGTCACCGGCCTCGGCGAGGACGGCAGCCTCACCGTCCGCGGACGAGGACGTGACCGGCTGCTCCCCGCGGAGTACGCGAACAGGTTCGTCGAGCTGGCCTACGCCACCACCGTCCACGGGGCACAGGGAGAGACCGTCGATGCCGCGCACGTCGCCATCGGGGACACCACCGGGGCTGCCGCGGCGTACGTCGCAATGACCCGCGGCCGGGAGCGCAACACCGCGCACCTGGTGGCCGAGTCCGTCGAGGATGCCCGCAGGCAGTGGGTCGAGGTCTTCGCCCGCGACCGTGCCGACCTCGGCCCGGCCCACGCGAAGCGGCAGGCGATCGAGGCCATCGACCGGTACGGCAGCCAGCAGCGCCGGAGGCCGGCGCAAGGGCCCGTCGAGGAACCGCCACGACCCGTCCCGTCCTCCGGCAGCGGGATCGGCCTGTGA
- a CDS encoding helix-turn-helix domain-containing protein, which translates to MYPPKTVIEIARKAAGLSQAQLAMKAGTAQSSVSEYESRRKSPTLEVVERLLESADAELTIKPIIDFDTRQDPEIGRYVVPEKLWSVPMPDCFSKIQVLGYLAKSRRPLVWDLSNEAERIDYYAWVIGLGAIDLMLDSVDGILLMQVWERLNLPSVIRAAWQPVVDAATAPQDKQPRDPAGFSAWLAGEIGVEWRPVRRRKPRQ; encoded by the coding sequence ATGTACCCGCCGAAGACGGTCATCGAGATCGCCCGCAAGGCCGCGGGTCTGTCGCAGGCGCAGCTGGCGATGAAGGCGGGCACCGCGCAATCGTCGGTCTCGGAGTACGAGTCCCGCCGCAAGTCGCCGACCTTGGAGGTGGTGGAGCGGCTCCTGGAGTCCGCCGACGCCGAGCTCACGATCAAGCCGATCATCGACTTCGACACTCGGCAGGACCCCGAGATCGGCCGGTACGTCGTGCCCGAAAAGCTCTGGTCGGTGCCGATGCCGGACTGCTTCAGCAAGATCCAGGTTCTGGGATACCTCGCCAAGTCCCGCCGACCGCTCGTCTGGGACCTGTCGAACGAGGCCGAGCGCATCGACTACTACGCGTGGGTCATCGGGCTCGGCGCCATCGATCTGATGCTCGACTCCGTCGACGGGATCTTGTTGATGCAGGTTTGGGAGCGGCTGAACCTTCCGAGCGTGATCCGGGCAGCGTGGCAGCCTGTCGTCGACGCGGCCACCGCCCCCCAGGACAAACAGCCCCGCGACCCTGCCGGATTCAGCGCGTGGCTCGCAGGCGAGATCGGCGTCGAGTGGCGACCGGTCCGCCGGCGCAAGCCGCGTCAGTGA
- a CDS encoding helix-turn-helix domain-containing protein — MTAQQMNPDDNRRPSKSLGDEMLSLQEACAFLRVPEGTLRYWRHLGAGPRSFKVGRHVRYWRADLVLWLTEQTNRAQGRR, encoded by the coding sequence ATGACCGCACAGCAGATGAACCCCGACGACAACCGCCGCCCGTCGAAGAGCCTCGGCGACGAGATGCTCAGCCTCCAGGAAGCCTGCGCCTTCCTCCGCGTTCCCGAAGGCACCCTGCGCTACTGGCGCCACCTCGGCGCGGGGCCCCGCAGCTTCAAGGTCGGCCGCCACGTCCGCTATTGGCGCGCCGACCTCGTCCTCTGGCTCACCGAACAGACCAACCGCGCACAGGGCCGCCGCTGA
- a CDS encoding tyrosine-type recombinase/integrase, whose protein sequence is MAANIAKRPNGRWRARYRDDTGREHARHFVRKVDAQAWLDEQTARMVRGEWADPRAGRELLSAYATRWQSVQVSSPGTARIVDNALRLHILPRLGSERVANIRRSDVQAFVKWLESRELRPATESQPARTLSAGSVRNIYEVLARVMDAAVEDRVIAVSPCRRIALPKGHDDEVEVPTLDEIDRVRDALAERWQVLPVVLAGSGLRVGELLGLRLSDVDFLRRSIRVERQRLQTNQIAPLKSKASRRRVPVGQVVIDALAAHLASYPPTEEALFTDEFGKPLTYRRWKRLVSDAAKVAGAEITSHSFRHFAASALISGGASVKQVQAFLGHASAVVTLRTYAHLWPGDEDRTRKVLDAALGPLGARADSVRTEVAPEG, encoded by the coding sequence ATGGCAGCAAACATCGCGAAGCGGCCGAACGGCCGATGGCGGGCCCGATACCGCGACGACACTGGGCGAGAGCATGCCCGACATTTCGTGCGCAAGGTTGACGCCCAGGCGTGGCTCGACGAGCAGACCGCCAGGATGGTGCGGGGGGAGTGGGCCGACCCGAGGGCTGGACGGGAGTTGCTCAGCGCGTATGCAACCCGTTGGCAGTCGGTCCAGGTCTCATCTCCGGGAACGGCGCGGATCGTCGACAACGCGCTGCGACTCCACATCCTGCCGCGGCTCGGAAGCGAGCGCGTCGCCAACATCCGCCGGAGCGACGTACAGGCCTTCGTGAAGTGGCTCGAGAGCCGCGAGCTTCGGCCGGCCACCGAGAGCCAGCCGGCACGCACCCTGTCAGCTGGAAGCGTCCGGAACATCTATGAGGTGCTCGCGCGTGTCATGGACGCCGCAGTGGAGGATCGGGTCATCGCGGTCAGTCCTTGTCGCCGAATCGCCCTGCCGAAGGGCCACGACGACGAGGTCGAGGTCCCGACACTCGACGAGATCGATCGCGTCCGTGATGCGCTGGCCGAGCGATGGCAGGTGCTCCCCGTCGTGCTCGCCGGCTCCGGACTGCGCGTCGGCGAGCTGCTCGGGCTCAGGCTGTCCGATGTCGACTTCCTGCGCCGGTCGATCCGTGTCGAGCGACAGCGCCTGCAAACGAATCAGATCGCTCCGTTGAAGTCGAAGGCCTCGCGGCGGAGGGTCCCCGTCGGCCAGGTGGTGATCGACGCACTCGCGGCTCACCTCGCTTCGTATCCACCGACCGAGGAGGCCTTGTTCACCGACGAGTTCGGCAAGCCCCTGACCTACCGGCGCTGGAAGAGGCTCGTCAGCGACGCAGCCAAGGTCGCCGGCGCCGAGATCACGTCGCACTCCTTCCGGCACTTCGCCGCCTCCGCGCTGATCTCCGGGGGCGCGTCGGTGAAGCAGGTGCAGGCTTTCCTCGGGCATGCGTCGGCGGTCGTGACACTGCGGACGTACGCCCACCTATGGCCAGGCGACGAGGACCGGACCCGGAAGGTGCTCGACGCCGCTCTCGGACCGCTCGGAGCCCGTGCGGACTCCGTGCGGACCGAGGTGGCGCCGGAGGGGTAA
- the sodN gene encoding superoxide dismutase, Ni, which yields MFVRLFAPTLEVSAHCDLPCGVYDPAQARIEAESIKAIIAKVADNDDPDFRTRAILIKEQRSELVKHHLWVLWTDYFKPPHFEKYPQLHTLVNEATKLAGAAGTKGELDAGKADELLAKIDQIAEIFWETKKA from the coding sequence ATGTTTGTGCGACTGTTCGCCCCCACCCTCGAGGTTTCCGCCCACTGCGATCTTCCCTGCGGCGTGTACGACCCCGCGCAGGCGCGCATCGAGGCGGAGTCCATCAAGGCCATCATCGCCAAGGTCGCCGACAACGACGACCCGGACTTCCGCACCCGAGCGATCCTCATCAAGGAGCAGCGCTCCGAGCTGGTCAAGCACCACCTCTGGGTGCTGTGGACCGACTACTTCAAGCCGCCGCACTTCGAGAAGTACCCCCAGCTGCACACGCTCGTGAACGAGGCCACCAAGCTGGCCGGCGCCGCCGGCACGAAGGGTGAGCTCGACGCCGGCAAGGCCGACGAGCTGCTCGCGAAGATCGACCAGATCGCCGAGATCTTCTGGGAGACCAAGAAGGCCTGA
- a CDS encoding S24 family peptidase gives MERGPRWGFAVVSGRSMTPLLAPGDRLLVSYRRPARPGAVVVARLADGTVAVKRAAQRRTTRTGQAGWWLLSDNPDEGVDSRHRGVVPDDQVLAVVTARIWPRPRRLRAAVPD, from the coding sequence GTGGAACGCGGGCCGCGCTGGGGCTTCGCCGTCGTCAGCGGTCGGTCCATGACGCCGCTGCTCGCGCCGGGCGACCGGCTGCTGGTGTCCTACCGGCGCCCGGCCCGACCGGGCGCGGTGGTGGTCGCCCGGCTGGCCGACGGGACGGTCGCGGTCAAGCGCGCAGCACAGCGTCGTACGACGCGCACCGGTCAGGCGGGATGGTGGCTGCTCAGCGACAACCCCGACGAGGGCGTCGACTCCCGACACCGCGGGGTGGTCCCCGACGACCAGGTCCTCGCCGTCGTGACCGCTCGGATCTGGCCGCGGCCGCGCCGGCTGCGAGCCGCTGTGCCAGACTGA
- a CDS encoding NAD(P)-dependent malic enzyme, whose protein sequence is MAEAESASPHPYAGDPVFDLHVGGKMAVRSSVALDGPDDLSKAYTPGVARVCEAIAEDPSLTQHYTWVPNTVAVVTDGTAVLGLGDIGPAAAMPVMEGKAVLFKQFAGVDAVPICLDTTDAEEIIETVARLAPSFGGINLEDISAPRCFEIEDRLKERLDIPVFHDDQHGTAVVTLAALTNALKLTGRNPESTRVVISGAGAAGVAVAKILLEAGIKDLAVTDRKGVLNSERGDLTPVKRSLAVLTADRSGRTGSLADVLAGADVYIGVSGGTVPEEWVAAMAPDAIIFGLANPTPEVHPEVAHRHARVVATGRSDFPNQINNVLAFPGIFRGAFDVHATAITEGMKVAAAQALADLVGDALAEDMVIPSPFDPRVGPAVAAAVADAARRDGVARR, encoded by the coding sequence ATGGCCGAAGCAGAGTCCGCGAGCCCCCATCCGTACGCCGGAGACCCGGTCTTCGACCTCCATGTGGGCGGCAAGATGGCGGTCAGGTCCTCCGTCGCGCTCGACGGGCCGGACGACCTGTCGAAGGCCTACACCCCGGGTGTGGCCCGGGTGTGCGAGGCGATCGCGGAGGACCCGTCGCTGACCCAGCACTACACCTGGGTGCCCAACACCGTCGCGGTCGTCACCGACGGCACCGCCGTCCTCGGGCTCGGTGACATCGGGCCGGCCGCGGCGATGCCCGTCATGGAGGGCAAGGCGGTGCTGTTCAAGCAGTTCGCCGGCGTCGACGCCGTGCCGATCTGCCTGGACACCACCGACGCCGAGGAGATCATCGAGACCGTCGCCCGGCTGGCGCCGAGCTTCGGTGGGATCAACCTCGAGGACATCTCGGCGCCGCGCTGCTTCGAGATCGAGGACCGGCTCAAGGAGCGGCTCGACATCCCGGTCTTCCACGACGACCAGCACGGCACGGCCGTCGTCACGCTCGCCGCGCTCACCAACGCCCTCAAGCTGACCGGCCGCAACCCGGAGTCGACCCGGGTGGTGATCTCCGGGGCCGGCGCCGCCGGCGTCGCCGTCGCCAAGATCCTGCTCGAGGCCGGCATCAAGGACCTCGCCGTCACCGACCGCAAGGGCGTCCTCAACTCCGAGCGCGGCGACCTCACCCCGGTGAAGCGCTCGCTCGCGGTGCTGACCGCCGACCGCAGCGGGCGCACCGGAAGCCTGGCCGACGTGCTGGCCGGAGCCGACGTCTACATCGGCGTGTCCGGCGGGACCGTGCCCGAGGAGTGGGTGGCCGCCATGGCCCCCGACGCGATCATCTTCGGGCTCGCGAACCCGACGCCCGAGGTGCACCCCGAAGTGGCCCACCGGCACGCGCGGGTGGTGGCGACCGGACGCTCGGACTTCCCGAACCAGATCAACAACGTGCTCGCCTTCCCCGGCATCTTCCGGGGCGCCTTCGACGTCCACGCCACGGCCATCACCGAGGGCATGAAGGTCGCCGCGGCCCAGGCGCTGGCCGACCTGGTCGGCGACGCGCTCGCCGAGGACATGGTCATCCCGTCGCCGTTCGACCCCCGGGTCGGGCCGGCGGTGGCGGCGGCTGTGGCGGACGCCGCACGGCGCGACGGGGTGGCCCGCCGGTAG